From the Bdellovibrio reynosensis genome, one window contains:
- the aat gene encoding leucyl/phenylalanyl-tRNA--protein transferase — MKLHSSVAFPDPRETLAEGILAVGGKLDVGTLYTAYSMGIFPWPQPNLPMLWFSPDKRGVLEFKDLHVPASLQRHLRKNPQIQFTVNKDFRQVIEECAKQPRPGQDGTWITPAMVRSYMDFFNAGYCLSVEVRENNVIIGGIYGVLVQGVFSGESMFYKKPNASKLALWYLADYLKSQGHKWMDVQMVTPVVESLGGKYVDRETYLGMLENRHKELSLGSHQ, encoded by the coding sequence ATGAAGTTACACTCTTCCGTTGCCTTCCCTGATCCCCGAGAAACTTTAGCTGAAGGAATTTTAGCTGTCGGCGGAAAGCTTGATGTCGGGACTTTGTATACGGCTTACAGCATGGGAATTTTTCCGTGGCCTCAACCGAATTTACCGATGCTGTGGTTTTCCCCCGATAAAAGGGGAGTTTTAGAGTTTAAAGATTTGCATGTGCCAGCGAGCCTTCAAAGACACTTAAGAAAAAATCCGCAAATTCAGTTCACAGTGAATAAAGATTTTCGTCAGGTGATTGAAGAGTGCGCTAAGCAACCTCGTCCCGGGCAAGACGGCACGTGGATTACTCCGGCGATGGTCCGTTCGTACATGGACTTTTTCAATGCGGGTTACTGTTTAAGTGTCGAAGTTCGCGAAAACAACGTCATCATTGGCGGTATTTACGGCGTTTTAGTTCAGGGTGTTTTTAGTGGTGAAAGCATGTTCTATAAAAAGCCCAATGCCTCTAAGTTGGCGCTGTGGTATCTCGCTGATTACCTGAAAAGCCAGGGCCATAAATGGATGGACGTGCAAATGGTCACTCCTGTGGTGGAAAGCCTTGGGGGTAAATACGTGGACCGTGAAACCTATCTAGGCATGTTAGAAAATCGCCACAAAGAGCTATCTTTAGGATCCCACCAGTAA